AGCAGTCCGAGCGGGCGCGCATGGAGCGCATTCTTCAGGCCAAGGAGCGCTACGCAGAAGGCTTCGACCAGGTGGCGGAGTACCGGGAGACCTTCCAGACGGTCAGCGACAAGATGGTGACGGCGGCCCGCAGCGTGGAAGAGGCGGCCGTCAACCTGGCCAAGGAGCTCCGCCAGGAGCTGCAGTCCCTCATCGACTCCGGCGATGCCTCCGGGGCCATTGCCGACAAGCGGATGCACCTGGAAACCCTCAACCGCATGGTGCTGCTGCTGAAGGAGGCCCGCGTCGCCGAGAAGAACTATATCCGGCGCGACGACGAGGGCGCCCTCCAGAAGGCCAAGGAGAACATCGACCAGGTGCGCACCCTCGCGCAGCAGACCAAGGACCGACTGAATCAGGCCGAGGATAGGGCCCGCATGGATTCCATCCTCGAGGCGGGCGGCAATTACGGGGCCCTGCTGGACAAATACGCGAGCACCCGCGAGAAGTCCCAGAAACAGGTGGACACCATGGTACAGGCCGCCCGCTCCCTGGAGCAGGAGGCCTCCCAATTTTCCAGCAGCCAGGTACGGGAGCGCAACGCGGTTCGCGCGGGCCTGGAGACCACGGTACTGACGGTGACCCTGGCGGCCATGGCGGTGATCGGCCTGATCGCCTTCGTCACCACCCGGATCATCCTCGGCCCCATCAACTCGGTGAGCGCCACCGTCCAGCATATCCAGCGCGACAAGGACTTCACCGAGCGCGCCCGCGCCGACGGCAACGACGAGATCGGCCGCATGGCGGGCTCCGTCAACGACCTCGTGGACAACCAGACCGAGCTGCTCAACGGCCTCCAGCAGCAGACCGCCCAGGTGGCCGCCGCCAGCGAGGAGCTGTCCTCCACCGCCGACGAGATCACCCGCAACGCCCGCTCCTCCAGCCAGCGCGTCGAGGAGGTCTCCAGCTCCGCCCAGGAGGTCAACAACGTCGTCCAGGACGTGGCCAACAACATCGCCGAGGTCTCCGACTCCGCCTCCAAGACCACCGACCGCACCCAGAAGGGCATGCAGACGGTGGACCAGGCCGCCGAGCGCATCGACAACCTCAAGGGCTCTACCCAGCGCGTCGACGAGATCATGGAGACCATCGAGAACATCGCCAAGCAGACCGACCTGCTGGCCCTAAACGCCGCCATCGAGGCCGCCAACGCCGGCGAGCAGGGCAAGGGCTTCGCCGTGGTGGCCGACGAGGTCCGCAAGCTCGCCGAGCAGACCTCCGACGCCACCGGCCAGGTGAACAAGATCGTCTCCGAGCTACGCGAGCAGTCCGAGTCCTCGGTCACCGCCATGAGCGATGTCCAGACCCAGATGAAGGAGGTCCTGGAGATGATCGAGCACACCGACAGCACCGCCAACCAGATCGCTGCCGCCGCCGAGGAGCTCGCCGCCACCATGGGCGAGACCACCAGCAACATGACCGAGATCTCCAGCTCCGTGGAGCAGGTGGCCGGCAGCGTCACCCAGGTGGAGTCCGCCGCCGAGCAGCTCGGCGAGCTCGCCCACAACCTGCGCGCCTCGGTGGACCAGTACAAGCTGGAGTAGCCCCCGCCGACCGCAGCACCCAAAAGCCCCGCCATAAGGCGGGGCTTTTTTTGGGATTATCGGTCGTCTGCCAAGTACTCGCCGAAACCTGCCGACTTCCCCTTCAAATGTCCGGCCCCCTACTTGACGACTCCGTCCGGTATTCCCAGGGGCAACCAGCACGGGCCCTCTTCGGACAAGGCCCGATTTCGTCCATACGCCGGCCTTGGGCTCCGCCTTGCGTACTTCGGAAGGCATACCCGAAACCCCTGTGTCGCACCCAACATTCTTTTTTTGAGCGTTTTCAAAAAGTGGTAACTTTACGAGACTTCGTCGCCGCTGGACGACACAATGCGCCGCCGTTGGTCGCAGAATGCCGACTAAGCTGATGGACTAAGACTTCCTCCGCAACCCCCGGGGAAAGGAGCCCTGCCCATGGACGGGTCTCGTCTCAATTTTCTGAAAAACCTGCCAATGGCCTGGAAGATGGCCGTCATTCCGGTTCTGGCCATCGTCGCCCTCCTGGGCGTGTACCTGATCACCAAGATCAACCTGGAGTCCTACCAGACGAAGGTGGACCACGCCGCCGATGCGGATGCCGTCATCAAGCAATTGCGGGAGGCCCGCATCGCCGAGCAGACCTACCTGAACACCTATAACGACCAGGAAATAGAGAAGCTGAACGAGGCCCTGGGCAAGGTGGAAGCGCTGGCCCAGAAAACCCGGACCACGCTCAGCGCGGAGGAAGACCGGGCGCTCATGGACCGTACCCTGCAGGCGCTCGAAAACTATCGCTCAGGGTTTCATCACATGGTGGAGCTGCGGAAAAGCTTCCGGGGGGTCAATGAGAAGCTGGTAAGCTCCGCCCAGGCCGTGGAGCAGGCGGCCACGGCCCTAGCCGAGGACCAACGGCGGGAGCTCAACGCGGTGGCCGGCTCCGGAGGCAGCCAGCAGGAAATCGGGCACAGGCAGGAGCGGGTAAAGGCCGCCAACCGCATCGTCTTCCTCAAGAAAGAAGCCCGCATCGCCGAGAAGAACTACAAGCGGCGCGACAACAAGACGGAATTCCAGGAGGCCAAGGACCGGGTGGACCAGCTTCGCGAGCTGGCCCGGAGCGAGAAGGACGCCCTGCGGGAAGCCAGGGATCGGGCGCGCATGGACACCATCCTGGAGAAAGGGGCGACCTACAAGAAGCTCCTCGACGAGTACAGCGCCACCCGGGATGAATTCCAGAAGCAGATACTGGACCTGGAAGGGGCGGCCCACTCCATGGAAAAGGCGGCCATCACCTTCATGGAAGGCCAGAAACAGCAAAGGAATGCGGTACGAGCCGGCATGGAGACCACGGTACTGACGGTGACCCTGGCGGCCATGGCGGTGATCGGCCTGATCGCCTTCGTCACCACCCGGATCATCCTCGGCCCCATCAACTCGGTGAGCGCCACCGTCCAGCATATCCAGCGCGACAAGGACTTCACCGAGCGCGCCCGCGCCGACGGCAACGACGAGATCGGCCGCATGGCGGGCTCCGTCAACGACCTCGTGGACAACCAGACCGAGCTGCTCAACGGCCTCCAGCAGCAGACCGCCCAGGTGGCCGCCGCCAGCGAGGAGCTGTCCTCCACCGCCGACGAGATCACCCGCAACGCCCGCTCCTCCAGCCAGCGCGTCGAGGAGGTCTCCAGCTCCGCCCAGGAGGTCAACAACGTCGTCCAGGACGTGGCCAACAACATCGCCGAGGTCTCCGACTCCGCCTCCAAGACCACCGACCGCACCCAGAAGGGCATGCAGACGGTGGACCAGGCCGCCGAGCGCATCGACAACCTCAAGGGCTCTACCCAGCGCGTCGACGAGATCATGGAGACCATCGAGAACATCGCCAAGCAGACCGACCTGCTGGCCCTAAACGCCGCCATCGAGGCCGCCAACGCCGGCGAGCAGGGCAAGGGCTTCGCCGTGGTGGCCGACGAGGTCCGCAAGCTCGCCGAGCAGACCTCCGACGCCACCGGCCAGGTGAACAAGATCGTCTCCGAGCTACGCGAGCAGTCCGAGTCCTCG
This window of the Thiohalorhabdus sp. Cl-TMA genome carries:
- a CDS encoding methyl-accepting chemotaxis protein, whose product is MDWSRLNILKNLPMAWKMTVIPVMAIVALLGVYLITKTNLDTYQVKVDQAAAAEAIIKHEKAARIAEKNYLRRDAEKEIEKLREHLAQIDTLVQETKASLDEQSERARMERILQAKERYAEGFDQVAEYRETFQTVSDKMVTAARSVEEAAVNLAKELRQELQSLIDSGDASGAIADKRMHLETLNRMVLLLKEARVAEKNYIRRDDEGALQKAKENIDQVRTLAQQTKDRLNQAEDRARMDSILEAGGNYGALLDKYASTREKSQKQVDTMVQAARSLEQEASQFSSSQVRERNAVRAGLETTVLTVTLAAMAVIGLIAFVTTRIILGPINSVSATVQHIQRDKDFTERARADGNDEIGRMAGSVNDLVDNQTELLNGLQQQTAQVAAASEELSSTADEITRNARSSSQRVEEVSSSAQEVNNVVQDVANNIAEVSDSASKTTDRTQKGMQTVDQAAERIDNLKGSTQRVDEIMETIENIAKQTDLLALNAAIEAANAGEQGKGFAVVADEVRKLAEQTSDATGQVNKIVSELREQSESSVTAMSDVQTQMKEVLEMIEHTDSTANQIAAAAEELAATMGETTSNMTEISSSVEQVAGSVTQVESAAEQLGELAHNLRASVDQYKLE
- a CDS encoding methyl-accepting chemotaxis protein gives rise to the protein MDGSRLNFLKNLPMAWKMAVIPVLAIVALLGVYLITKINLESYQTKVDHAADADAVIKQLREARIAEQTYLNTYNDQEIEKLNEALGKVEALAQKTRTTLSAEEDRALMDRTLQALENYRSGFHHMVELRKSFRGVNEKLVSSAQAVEQAATALAEDQRRELNAVAGSGGSQQEIGHRQERVKAANRIVFLKKEARIAEKNYKRRDNKTEFQEAKDRVDQLRELARSEKDALREARDRARMDTILEKGATYKKLLDEYSATRDEFQKQILDLEGAAHSMEKAAITFMEGQKQQRNAVRAGMETTVLTVTLAAMAVIGLIAFVTTRIILGPINSVSATVQHIQRDKDFTERARADGNDEIGRMAGSVNDLVDNQTELLNGLQQQTAQVAAASEELSSTADEITRNARSSSQRVEEVSSSAQEVNNVVQDVANNIAEVSDSASKTTDRTQKGMQTVDQAAERIDNLKGSTQRVDEIMETIENIAKQTDLLALNAAIEAANAGEQGKGFAVVADEVRKLAEQTSDATGQVNKIVSELREQSESSVTAMSDVQTQMKEVLEMIEHTDSTANQIAAAAEELAATMGETTSNMTEISSSVEQVAGSVTQVESAAEQLGELAHNLRASVDQYKLE